The sequence aactaatatggaaatgaggaacacacaatttacaaagaaaaacgtctcagcacaaaaaagtaagtggaaaaatgaaattgtcaacaacacacacacaaaggcatcaaaatgacagcactaaacacatactcatctataattacactgaatgtaaatggactaaatgcaccaataaagagacagagagtctcagactggataaagaaacatgatctgtctataccctgcctacaagagacacaccttagacttagagacacaaacaaactaaaactcaaaggatggaaaaaaatatatcaagcaaacaacaagcaaaaaagagcaggagtagcaatattaatttctgacaaaatagacttcaaagttaaatccaccacaaaggataaagaaggacactacataaggattaaagggacaattgatcaggaagatataaccatattaaatatttatacacccaaggacagggctgcaagatacataaaacaaactttaacagaactgaaaagtgagatagacacctccacaattatagtaggagacttcaacacaccacttttggagaaggacaggacttccagtaagaagctcaatagagacacagaagacctaactgctacaatcaaccaacttgacctcgtagacctgtacaggacactccacccaacagctgaaaagtatactttttttttctagtgcacatggaacattctctagaatagatcacatattaggtcataaaacaaacctttgcagagtccaaaacatcaaaatattacaaagcatcttctcagaccacaaggccataaaagtggaaatcaataacagaaaaatcagggaaaagaaatcaaatacttggaaactgaaaaataccttgctcaaaaaagactgggttatagaagacattaaggagggaataaagaaattcatagaatgcagcgagaatgaaaacacttcctatcaaaacctctgggacatagcaaaagcagtactcagaggtcaacttatatcgataaatgcacacacacaaaaagaagaaagagccaaaatcagagaactgtccctacaacttgaacaaatagaaagtgagcaacaaaagaatccatcaggcaccagaagaaaacaaataataaaaattagagctgaactaaatgaattagagaacagaaaaacaattgaaagaattaacaaagccaaaagctggttctttgaaaaaattaagaaaattgataaacctttggccagactgactaaagaaatacaggaaaggaaacaaataacccaaataagaaataagatgggccatatcaacagacccaactgaaattaaaataatcatatcagattattacaaaaaattgtactctaacaaatttgcagacctagaagaaatggatgaattcctagaaaaacactacctatctaaactaacacaatcagaagtagaacaactaaatagacccataacaaaaaaacagattgaaaaggtaatcaaaaaactcgcaacaaaaaaagcccgggctgggacggcttcactgcagagatctacaaaactttcagagaacagttaataccactactgctaaaggtatttcagagcatagaaaaggatggaatactaccgaactcattctatgaagccagcatatccctgataccaaaaccaggtaaagacgccacaaaaaaagaaaattacagacctatatccctcatgataatagatgcaaaaattctcaacaaaattccagccaatagaatccaacaacatatcaaaaaaataattcaccacgaccaagtgggatttataccaggtatgcaaggttgatttaatattagaaaaaccattaatgtaatccaccatataaataaaacaaaagacccaaatcacatgatcttatcaattgatggagaaaaggcatttgacaaagtccaacacccattcatgataaaaactctcagcaaaacaggaactgaaggaaaattcctcaacatattaaagggcatctatatttaaaagctaacagccaacatcaccctaaatggagagagcctgaaagcatttcccttgagaacaggaaccagacaaggatgcctttatcaccactcttattcgacattgtgctagaggtcctagccagagcaattagcctagacagagaaataaagggcatctggattggcaaggaagaagtcaaattatctctatttgcagatgacatgatcttatacacagaaaaccctaaggaatcctccagaaaactattgaaactaatagaagagttcggcagtctcaggttacaagataaacatacaaaagtcacttggattcctctacatcaacaaaaagaacatcaaagaggaaatcaccaaatcaataccattcacagtagcccccaagaagataaaatacttaggaataaatcttaccaaagatgtaaaagacctatgcaaagaaaactacaaagtactagtgcaagaaactaaaagggacctacataagtagaaaaacataccttgctcatggataggaagacttaacatagtaaaaatgtctattccaccaaaagccatctatacatacaatgcacttccgatccaaattccagtgacattttttaatgtgatggagaaacaaatcaccaacttcatatggaagggaaagaagccccagataagtaaagcattactgaaaaagaagaagaaagtgggaggcctcactctacctgattttagaacatattatacagctacagtagtcaaaacagcctggtactggtacaacgacaggcacatagaccaacggaacagcattgagaacccagatataaatccatccacatatgagcagctgatatttgacaaaggcccagtgtcagttaattggggaaaagatagtctttttaacaaatggtgctggcataactggatatccatttgcaaaaacaatgaaacaggacccatacctcacaccatgcacaaaaactaactccaagtggatcaaagacctaaacataaagactaaaacgataaagatcacggaagaaaaaatagggacaaccttaggagccctaatacaaggcataaacagaatacaaatcattactaaaaatgacaaagagaaaccagataactgggagctcctaaaaatcaaacacctatgcccatctaaagacttcaccaaaagagtaaaaagaccgcctACAGTTTggtaaagaattttcagctatgacatcttcgaccagtgcctgatctctaaaatctatatgattctgttaaaactcaaccacaaaaagacaaacaacccaatcagaaagtgggcaaaggatatgaacatgcatttctctaaagaagatgtTTAGGCGGcttacagacacatgagaaaatgctctcgatcattagccattagagaaatgcaaattaaaactactatgagattccatctcactccaacaaggctggcattaatccaaaaaacacaaaataataaatgctggagaggctgcggagagattggaactcttatacactgctggtgggaatgtaaaatggtacaaccactttggaagtctatctggcgttttcttaaaaagttagaaatagaactaccatacaacccagaaatcccactcctcggaatataccctagagaaataagagcctttacacgaacagatatatgcacacccatgtttactgcagcactgtttacaatagcaaaaagccggaagcaaccaaggcgtccattaatagatgaatggttaaataaattatggtacattcacacaatggaatattacacatcgataaagaacagtgaggaatctgtgaaacatttcataacatggaggaacctggaaggcattatgctgagtgaaattagtcagatgcaaaaggacacatactgtataagaccactattataagttcttgagaaatagtataaactgagaagaacacattctttggtggttatgagaggggggagggagggagggtgggagagggttatttactgattagttagtagatacaactactttaggtgaagggaaggacaatactcaatacagggaaggtcagctcaactggactggaccaaaagcaaagaagtttccaggataaactgaatgcttcaaaggtcagcggagcaagggcgggagtttggggactatggcttaaggggacttctaagtcaattggcataataaactctattatgaagacattctgcatcccactttgaagtgtggtgtctggggtcttaaatgctaacaagcagccatctaagatgcatcaaatggtctcaacccacctggatcaaaggagaatgaagaacaccaatgtcacaccataactatgagcctgagacagaaagggccacatgaactagagacttacatcattctgagaccagaagaactagatggtgcccggccacaaccgatgactgccctgacagggagcacaacagagaactcctgagggagcaggagaacagtgggatgcagaccccaatttgtcataaaaagaccagacttaatggtctgactgagactagaagaatcccggcagtcatcgtccccaaaccttctgttggcccagggcaggaaccgttcccgaagacatggaagggactggacaatgggttggagagagatgctaatgaagtatcaggtggacacttgagactgtactggcatctcctgtctggaggggagatgggagggtagagagggttagaaactggcaaaacggtcaggaaaggagagactagaagaagggagagggctgactcattagggggagagtaaatgggagtatgtagcaaggtgtatataagcttatatgtgacagactgacttgatttgtaaacttccacttaaagcacaataaaaattatttaaaaaaacactttatctgtgtatttttgGGTTGATATTATAAATAAGTTACTTAGTCCAATATATCTCTAAACTGGGTATTGTTAATATGCTGTTTATATAAAGGCTATTAAtttttgcatataaattttataatctGAATTTTCCTGTTGTTTGTGGTAGTTCTTTAGTTGCATTTCTTGAGTTTTCCAGGAATTCAAACATATCAGCGGACAAAAACaagttaattttgtttcttcctttccatcACTTATAGCTCTAACTTTTTTGCTTTATTAACTGCATTGGTTAATACTCTAATTCCATTTTAATTACTTGCAGAATTGCcttcaatattttccactaagTAAAGTGCTAGCTTTTAGGCTGAGATAGCTAGATACATAAATTTTTTCATCTTAAGGAAGTGTTCCTTGATTCCTAATCGTGTGTGTGCTTAAAATAAGACTCgagtgttgaattttgttaaatgCCATTCCCCAATCTGTGGAAATGATtgcataatttctttctttttttttggatgcatGAATGAGAATAAATTATATCACTAGATTTCTTGATTTCAAACCATCATTGCCTTTCTGCagtaaatgcaatttaaaaatcaGTGTTCAGAAATAATCTTTGTGTATAATTTCCTCTCATTGTGCAATTTGTCAGTTTTTTTCTATCAATATTGTGCTCATTTTAAAGGttgcaattttttcttctttatggatgcctaaataaatttggaaataattGCTTTTGAAAGGTTTCACAAGATTCCCCTGTGAATTGCTCCTAGTAATTTCAAAGAGGTAGTAGCTCTATTGATATTTTTCACGATTTCTTACATAGAGATTTATGTTTTAGATTTCCTATCTCTTCCGGAATCGGTTTTAGTAAATTAAACCTTCCTAGAAAATTATTcatatatcatggattgaattgtgtccccccaaaatatatgtcaactgagctgggccatgagtcttagtattgtgtgattgtccatcactttatgtgacttccctatgtgttgtaaatcctaacactatgatgtaatacgatggattagcagcagttatattgatgaggtctacaagattagatagtgtcttaagacaatctcttttgatatataaaagagagaagtgagcagagacatggtgatctcataccaccaagaaagaagcactgggagcagagcgcatcttttcgacctgaggttcctgtgctgagatgctcccagaccaagggaagactgatgacaaggaccttcccccagagccaacagagagagaaagccttcctggagccaccaccctgaatttggacttgtcgCCTACTGGactgagagaataattttctctttgttaaatccatccatttgtggtatttctgctatagtagcactagatgactaagacactatattATTGgggtattttattgatttattagttatgctgtttaaaaaaattttattgagtttttggtgaaagtttacacagcaaattaggtgtccatttaacaatttctacatagaatgttcagtgacattggttacagtttccACATTTTATCAACATTCTccttattttcattctggttgttccatttccattattcTTGCTTCCCTGCTCCCACCTTccagccttttcatctttgctttagggtaaatattaaccACTGGGTCTCAGATAgatcaaagtttaaagggtattgAAGGACAGTAGTCTCCAGAGTCCCCCAGTCTCTGCCTGTCCACTAAGTCTGAccattttgttaaagattttgagttttgttttgcaattttctcctgttctatcctGGACCATCTGTTGTGCCTCAGTCAGAATGAtctgtagtggtagctgggcaccgtctagttcttctggtgtctgaatacGTGATGAGTCACTTTGTTTTAAATATCTCTGTATTATataattctgatttttaaaatatagattaaCGACTTTTCTTTCCTTGGTAGATACACACTAAGAACAATGAATTTCATAAACATCAGTTAAGTCACAAATCATTTATTTGAGGACAAATGGTCAAACGtaatggacagcaatgggtttagggacTACTAGGCAGGGGAAGTATCCTAAAGATGACATCAGAAACAAACAGTATTCATGGCATCCAGGCCATGGAAGGAGACACAGGCAGATAAGTGTCCAGGAGTCATCTGAGGGTCTCTGAGAGGTACGACAACATCCTATGGCAGTTTTAAGGGTGGGAAGGTCCACTTTCGCGGCCAGTGGTATCCCTGCTTGTCATGGTATGATAAAGCATCAGGCAGCCTGAACGTGTGCCACTTCTTGGAGGTAAAAGGGTCTTCACCAGAGAGAGTTCCAGCACCAAAGGTGGAGCTCGGCTGGCAACTTCCAACATTCCTGAGGCTGGGAGTGTCAGAGGCACAGCCACATTTTCAATAGCCCTTCTTTAAGCCCAGAGGCTAAAGAACACCCATTGTGGTAGACGCGCCTCAGAACTCAGAGGTGCAGCTACATCGATTTAGTCTCCAGAGATCACAGTCAGGGGTGCAGGAGATTTTGGCAAACTCATCTCGGGGGAAGGATCTTAGAGGCATAAGAGTGGTCCATGGCGATAACTTTCAGCAAGTTCACAGGGGTTGTGCAGTCCCCAGTTGTGGCACTGGGGAATTTTCTCAGAGGCATAATGAAGTTGGGAGGAGTCATTGGAACAATGTCAGGGAGATTCACTGTAATGGTGTCCAGGGACAGCAGGCATGGGCCAGGGTGCACTGGAGAGTCAGAATCCAGTGGGGGCCCCAGGGGTTGAAGATCAGGGGCACAACAGCACCTGAAAGCTTTAGTGGAATTCTGGGGTCCAGGGCTCACAGGTGCAGAGTCTTCTATCAAATATTCATTCCCAGGTAGGGGCTGAGCCGTGGGGCCCAGAACTGTGGGTGCTGTGCACCTCTTGGCGGGTGCCTGGATGGTCTGTTCCTGAGCCTCAGATTCCCGAGGACGACGACCAGGAGGACGACCACGACCCCTTCTGCGACGTGAAAGCTGGAGATTCAGAGCAGGTGGATCTACAGTCAGCGTCTGTGTCAGACCCGTCTCCCCAGGGCTAGTGGCGGTGGTGATAGCGATGGCGATGGCAGAGGCGTCAGGCTCCACAGCAGCGCTGCGGGCAGTGGAGGAGCACCTGGGTGCAGGGCACACAGGGTCGCAGAGGCGGGAGCCACTTCCAGGGGCCAGAGGCCTAGGATGGGGCGGGGCCTGTCTGGGCTGGAGGTGGCTCATGGCCCTCGCAGTTCTCACGGGTGGCCGGGCCTCCCCCCAGGCGGTCTGTTCCTGGCTTGCTGTCACCGTGGGCTTCCTGTGGTCCACGACCACCCGGTCTCGCCCCTGTTTCCACAGCTCGTAGCGCTCGGGTTGCAGAATGCGCACAAAGGTGTCCATGGAAAACGTGACCCTGGCCTCTCCGCAGCTGCACTGAGACGCCACTTTGCCATAATCGACCCAGCGCGGGGTGGCAAAGTTGATGGCTTCGGCACAGTTGAAGCCGTGATTGAAGCCAGCGTGGTAGCCATAGGGGAACGTCACCATGAACTCGCCAGCCTCCTGGGTGATGCGACTGAAGGGAATGCCATTCTCCCTGAGCACGGTGGGCGAGATGAGAGCCACCTTGTGCCGCAGGAAGGCCTCACAGCCCCGCGCACTGCCCGGGAAAAGCTCCCTGGCCAGGCGTTCCAGGCGTCGGCCGTGCTCCGGGGGTACCGCGTACCACGTTTTGGGCTCCCCGAAGTGCAGGTAGTTGATGCTGTACAGGTCCATGTCCTCCGTGTGCCAAGCGAAGGTGGTCTTCCACATGCCGAAGTACAGGTAGGGCGTGTTGACGCCTTCGATGACGACCCCGCACTCCCGTTCCAGCAGGTCCTGAATTGTTCCCAGGTTTCTGAGGTTCCAGTGTTCAGTGTTTCCATCAAACAAGGAGCCGCTGATGTCGGCGCCATAAATCGGAGAGTCGTACAGGCGGTTCTTCCAGTACTTTCGCTCCAAGTCTTCAAAATCCAGGTGTGGTGGAGTGCGGTATTTGTCACTGTCAGCCAAGTGGCGATACTCCCCCACGGTCatggctttcttctttttatggTATTGTGTAAACACACCTGCCTGCCCAGAGACCACCTGCTGCAGAGGAGTGGCTATTAGGATGTCATTGACATCATCGTAGGTCTGTCTGGCTTTCCATTCCTTCGGTGGAATTACCTTAGCCAGGCCTGCTCGGTGTGCGCCTGGGGATTCCATGTAAGCGACATATTTGTTGAAATCTTTAAATTCTTCCATGGTTGGATAAAAGGTCATGATGGTACAACTTGGGTTCTGGGTACCATAATGCTCAGACTTCATGGCTGCAAGAGAAAAAGAGGCAGATTCCCCAGATTTTAGGTATGTTCTAGATACCTGAGAATGCTGGagagtaactttttaaaatatatttttatcaatTGTAATGTGTTGGTTTATCTATGAGGCAAAACTCAAGACTTAAACTTTTAAACAAATGTGGTATCTTTCCAGGCTTGCTGATTCACTAGGGGAGCTCACTTGGATCAGTATTTTTTCCCAAAGGGAATAGAATTTATTCCGTGGAACGGGTACTTAGAGTCAGGGCCTGGCTGAGTGCTCTGTGAGGTTCCTCAGTTGGGAGTCTAACTCCGTCCAGTTGATCTAATCTTTTCCCACATCTAGAAACCCTCTCATTTCCGTTAATACCAGCCAACTAAATGCAATGCTTTTTCCTAAAAATGTTTGAGATTTTTaccgagaaaaaaaaaattcaaaaccacaagactgaaaaaacaattaaaaaataaaaaatattttaaaattcaggaaaatgataACATACCAATGTGTAGCATTCCTTCTTAAATCAATGTAAAACTTACAGTAACTTCTTTAAACTTGGAGTCCCTAAATGGTgctaacagttaatgtgctcagctgctaaccaagaatttggaggtttgagtctacccagagagaatggcctagtgatctacttcagaaaaatcagctattgaaaacccactccacggagcagagttctactctgacacacatggagtctctatgagtcagaaacaactggaCAGCAAGTGGTATTTTACTagcttttaaatttatattaagaaaattttccttttatttcttataacTCTCTTGCTCACAAGCAAAAGTAACAGAAAGGTAAACTAACCTACCTTCCACCGGCCAAATCCTGATTTCATACGAAGATTCTTCAAGCCCCAGAGAGATGGTTTCCTCCCAGCCACCAAATGAAGCCCACGTCCTGATGATCGCAGCTTTATACCTCAGCTGTACTCTAATTCAATCAACACCCACATAAAGCAATCAAAAGGTTGGGTTACTGATTGGCCTTTCCACTTAAATCAaagttttttataaaaaaaataaacttagaGAAAGCTAAGAGTTTGAAATTAAAggggcggagccctggtggcacagtgattaagagctatggctgccaaccaaaagattggcagttctaatcccctggctgctccttagaaaccctattgggcagttctactctgtcctttagggttgctgattcggaatcgacctgatggcaacgagtttttgaaTGTCAACCCGGCAAATATTAAACAAAAGCAACCTGTTATAAtgacagaaagtaaggaagtgctcaacAACAAAGAAACTTTGATGGGTCATGTCAAAGAAGCACAGGAGCCAACTGAGAGAGATCCCAACGGCCAAAGCTGGACCAATTCCGGCAACAAAATAAAGTAGCATTGGATTATAgtccaaagaataaaataaatatccatgagttcataatgataaaaaaaatgactGAATAAATTTATAAATGGCTGGACAAATCTCTCCTGCAGAAGAAATCCAAATAATTTATGCAGATATTGATGCTATTGCCATTTAGTaggctgactcatggcagccctagcacaatggaatgaaatactacctggtcctgGGTCATACCTGTATTCACTTGTGGATGAGATCATAAATTATGCAGATGTTGTTGtgtgtgactcatagcgaccctatggaacacagggtttccaaggctgtaataattaggcaagcagactgccacatctttctcccatggggcagtgCCTATTGGGTTTGAACTCCTCAACTTTCACGTGGCAGCCAacctcagttagcagctaagcccttcaccactgggccaccaaagctccttgaaTTATGCAGATACTGCACCCTAAAGGAGAGGGAGCATAACCCCAGTCCTTACGtgtgactttcttccaaagagtagCACATGGAAAGATGGGGAAAAAGAGTAGTTTTATAGAGAAGAGACCAGACAAACACTAGTTCAGCCAGATGGTCAAGGCTGATATCAATAGTCACAAATCATGTTGATAATATGCACCCTGATATGATGTGACACTTTAGGTCTGTGATCTTCCTCCAAAAAACCCATAACCCCAGTCTatccatgagaaaaacatcagataaatTCCAGTGAAAGGGAAACTgttaaggtcatcaaaaacaagcaaagcctgagaaactgtcacagccaagaggagcctaaggaggcAAAACAAATAATGTAATGTGGTAACTTGGTTagaatcctggaacagaaaaaggacattaagtaaaaatgtttttaaaatttcaccAAAAATCTGGATAAACTATGGACTTAAGCTAATATTGACATATTGCCCCATTAAATGTTCCATACTAACGTATGATGTTAATAACAGGGGAAATGTGTTTGGGGGAGGGGCTATATGGGAACTTTgcatttatatgttttttttcctataaatctAAAATAGTTCTAAAAAGTGAAGTCTATTAATAACATGtaatacaataaataataaaaaagagaaggcACAAGTACACAATATTAGACATAAAAATTTTTGAAACACAATGAAGAGTTTTAAAACAGTCTATAATCAATACTGTTCAAAGGAATATAAACCAAATAATTCTATAAACCACTTTATGCGTCTTAATTTTTTTAGAAGCcaaagcagtctttttttttttttacatttttaaatgatgaaaTATAGCATGCTTATGGACAATGCATAAAGCATATATGTACAGTTTAACAAAGAACTATAAACATAAGTGTAACCACCACCCATGTCGAGAAATAATAATGCCTGCTCTTCCTCCCCCAAATCACAATTACTTGggggtgatattaatgacattgtttgataatttccgaatTCTATTGGATCATccctctttggaatgggcacaaatatggatcttttccagatGGTTGGCAGGTAGTTGTGTTCCAAATTCCTcaatatagacaagtgagcaccccagtgctgcatccatttgttgaaacatttcagttggtattccatcaaggTTTTATGCCAAACCTTTTAATGCAGTTTGGATttcctccttcagtactatcagttcttaatcatatgctacctcccaaaatgattgaacgtcaaccattttttttggtacagtgactttttgtaatccttccatcttcttttgatgcttcatgcatcctttgattttttgcccctagaattctttaatattgcaactagaggcttgaattttttctttatttctttcagcttgagaaatgctgagcttgttcttcctttttggttttctaactccaggtctttgcacatttcattataataattttctTTGACTTCTCTAGCTACCCTTTCAAATATTCtgtgcagctcttttacttcatcatttattccattcactttagctactctgtccaaaagcaagtttcagagtccatTTCTGATGTCCACtatggtcctttctttcttttctgccttttaaatgaccttttgttttcttcatgtaagatgttcttctattttttttaatttttattgtgctttaaatgaaattttacaaatcaagtcagtctttcatacaaaaacttacataagccttgctatttactcctaatcgctc comes from Elephas maximus indicus isolate mEleMax1 chromosome 7, mEleMax1 primary haplotype, whole genome shotgun sequence and encodes:
- the LOC126078877 gene encoding lysine-specific demethylase 4D-like produces the protein MKSEHYGTQNPSCTIMTFYPTMEEFKDFNKYVAYMESPGAHRAGLAKVIPPKEWKARQTYDDVNDILIATPLQQVVSGQAGVFTQYHKKKKAMTVGEYRHLADSDKYRTPPHLDFEDLERKYWKNRLYDSPIYGADISGSLFDGNTEHWNLRNLGTIQDLLERECGVVIEGVNTPYLYFGMWKTTFAWHTEDMDLYSINYLHFGEPKTWYAVPPEHGRRLERLARELFPGSARGCEAFLRHKVALISPTVLRENGIPFSRITQEAGEFMVTFPYGYHAGFNHGFNCAEAINFATPRWVDYGKVASQCSCGEARVTFSMDTFVRILQPERYELWKQGRDRVVVDHRKPTVTASQEQTAWGEARPPVRTARAMSHLQPRQAPPHPRPLAPGSGSRLCDPVCPAPRCSSTARSAAVEPDASAIAIAITTATSPGETGLTQTLTVDPPALNLQLSRRRRGRGRPPGRRPRESEAQEQTIQAPAKRCTAPTVLGPTAQPLPGNEYLIEDSAPVSPGPQNSTKAFRCCCAPDLQPLGPPLDSDSPVHPGPCLLSLDTITVNLPDIVPMTPPNFIMPLRKFPSATTGDCTTPVNLLKVIAMDHSYASKILPPR